A section of the Elizabethkingia anophelis R26 genome encodes:
- a CDS encoding alpha-ketoacid dehydrogenase subunit alpha/beta: MEVTDIETSQVTFEDFKKQILADYKLGRVSREMSLLGRREVLTGKAKFGIFGDGKELPQLAMSRVFRDGDFRSGYYRDQTFAMAIHALTPESFFASLYADTDVERDPASAGRQMNGHFATRSLNEDGSWKDLTKIKNISSDISPTAGQMPRLLGLAQASNYYKNNTYPGSEKFSNGGNEVAFGTIGDASTAEGHFWETINAAGALQVPMIMSIWDDGYGISVSTKNQRAKEDITEMLSGFQRKEGEKQGFELIQVKAWDYPALQDAYTKAEHFARTERVPVIIHVIEVTQPQGHSTSGSHERYKSAERLQWEQEHDGLKKFREWILNYEIEGEDGTMILASEEELDLIDKEAKKEAKDAQKKAWDVYQGTIVLLKDKALPAVEKLATVSANAAGVNEEIEKFKSLITIAKKEVFHLLRRSLWVTRGENSAERQAVKNILNELTAVERDNYSSHLYSESEWQAVNIPEVKPTYADDAEMVDGRVVIRDNFDKILAKYPEFLIFGEDSGNIGDVNQGLEGLQEKYGIDRVADTGIREATILGQGIGLAMRGLRPVAEIQYLDYILYCIQGMSDDLATVHYRTKGGQKAPVIVRTRGHRLEGIWHSGSPMAGILNLIKGIHVLVPRNLTKAAGFYNTMLQSDEPSLIIETLNGYRLKEKLPNNLGEFTVPVGKVEITKEGTDATVVTYGSTWRVVMEAAAELEKLGVNIEVIDIQSLMPFDISEDILESVKKTNRLVVVDEDVQGGATAFILQQVLEKQKAFRHLDSEPLTIAAQDHRPAYASDGDYFSKPSADDVVEKIYALVHESNPAKYPEI; this comes from the coding sequence ATGGAAGTTACAGATATTGAAACATCACAGGTTACTTTTGAAGATTTCAAAAAACAAATACTTGCGGATTACAAACTAGGCAGAGTTTCAAGAGAAATGAGCCTTTTAGGAAGGAGAGAGGTATTAACCGGAAAGGCCAAGTTTGGAATTTTCGGAGACGGGAAGGAGCTTCCTCAGTTGGCAATGTCCAGAGTATTCAGAGACGGAGACTTCAGATCAGGGTACTACCGTGATCAGACTTTTGCGATGGCAATTCATGCATTAACACCAGAAAGCTTCTTTGCTTCTTTATATGCAGATACAGATGTGGAAAGAGATCCGGCATCTGCAGGAAGACAGATGAACGGTCACTTTGCTACAAGATCTTTAAATGAAGATGGTAGCTGGAAGGATCTTACCAAAATAAAAAATATCAGTTCAGATATTTCTCCAACAGCAGGACAAATGCCTCGTTTATTAGGACTTGCTCAGGCTTCTAATTATTATAAAAATAATACTTATCCGGGATCGGAAAAATTCTCTAACGGAGGTAATGAAGTTGCCTTCGGTACTATCGGAGATGCTTCCACTGCTGAAGGTCATTTCTGGGAAACTATTAATGCCGCAGGAGCATTACAGGTTCCGATGATTATGTCTATCTGGGATGATGGTTACGGAATTTCTGTATCAACTAAAAACCAGAGAGCCAAAGAAGATATAACAGAGATGTTGTCAGGGTTCCAGAGAAAAGAAGGTGAGAAACAAGGTTTCGAACTTATTCAGGTAAAAGCATGGGATTATCCGGCACTACAGGATGCATATACTAAGGCAGAACATTTTGCAAGAACAGAAAGAGTTCCTGTAATTATTCACGTTATTGAAGTTACACAACCACAGGGACACTCTACGTCTGGTTCTCATGAGCGCTATAAATCCGCAGAAAGATTGCAGTGGGAGCAGGAGCACGATGGACTGAAAAAATTCCGTGAGTGGATCTTGAATTATGAAATTGAAGGCGAAGACGGAACAATGATACTGGCTTCTGAAGAAGAATTAGATCTTATAGACAAAGAAGCCAAGAAAGAGGCTAAAGACGCACAGAAGAAAGCATGGGATGTATATCAGGGAACAATTGTTTTGTTAAAAGATAAAGCATTACCAGCGGTAGAGAAATTAGCTACTGTATCTGCAAATGCTGCAGGGGTAAATGAGGAAATAGAAAAATTCAAATCGCTTATTACCATTGCTAAGAAAGAAGTTTTTCATTTATTAAGAAGATCTCTTTGGGTAACAAGAGGCGAAAACTCTGCAGAGCGTCAGGCTGTAAAAAATATATTAAATGAGCTAACGGCTGTAGAAAGAGATAATTATTCATCTCACCTGTATAGCGAATCAGAATGGCAGGCTGTAAACATACCTGAAGTTAAGCCAACTTATGCAGACGATGCTGAAATGGTAGACGGAAGAGTAGTGATAAGAGATAACTTTGATAAAATATTAGCAAAATATCCTGAGTTCTTAATCTTTGGTGAAGACAGCGGAAATATTGGAGATGTAAATCAGGGCTTAGAAGGGCTTCAGGAAAAATACGGAATAGATCGTGTTGCCGATACAGGTATTCGCGAAGCTACAATATTAGGGCAGGGAATTGGTCTTGCTATGAGAGGACTTCGTCCTGTAGCCGAGATTCAGTATCTGGACTATATACTTTACTGTATTCAGGGAATGAGCGACGATTTGGCAACAGTACATTACCGTACAAAAGGCGGACAGAAAGCTCCGGTTATTGTACGTACAAGAGGACACCGTTTAGAAGGAATCTGGCATTCGGGATCTCCAATGGCAGGAATTCTGAACTTAATAAAAGGTATTCATGTATTGGTACCAAGAAACCTTACCAAAGCTGCAGGTTTCTACAATACAATGTTGCAGTCGGATGAGCCTTCTCTGATTATTGAAACTCTGAACGGATACCGCCTGAAAGAAAAATTACCAAACAACTTAGGAGAATTTACCGTACCAGTAGGAAAAGTAGAAATTACAAAAGAAGGAACAGACGCTACAGTAGTAACTTACGGCTCTACATGGAGAGTTGTAATGGAAGCTGCGGCAGAATTAGAAAAACTTGGCGTGAATATTGAAGTAATAGACATTCAGTCATTGATGCCGTTTGATATATCTGAAGATATTCTGGAAAGTGTGAAGAAAACAAACCGCTTGGTAGTGGTAGATGAAGACGTACAAGGAGGTGCAACAGCCTTCATTCTTCAACAGGTTCTTGAAAAACAAAAAGCGTTCAGACATTTAGATTCAGAACCGTTGACAATAGCAGCACAAGATCACAGACCAGCATACGCTTCAGACGGAGATTATTTCTCTAAGCCTTCGGCAGATGATGTAGTGGAGAAAATTTATGCACTTGTGCATGAATCTAATCCAGCAAAATATCCGGAGATTTAA
- a CDS encoding response regulator transcription factor, protein MEDNISTTLNEQLLQQNFGNENNPEAQLLAGQEIAKAYTQTENAVAVLSDLVSDKSYIYYGNMAATLGLTKENSEISSIWEKDVLERIHPDDLTEKYRMELYFFHFLKGVAQNERKDYHVSSAVRMKTSQGNYLSVWHRIFYINSTPNGSIGLVLCLYSFSSHPGQNSYEGIIVNTTTGEVVKTSKPELDNILSEREKEILTFIKNGKLSKEIAAELSISLHTVNRHRQNILEKLHVNNSFEACYKAECLGWIS, encoded by the coding sequence ATGGAAGATAATATAAGTACTACTTTAAATGAACAACTGCTTCAGCAGAACTTTGGTAATGAAAACAATCCGGAAGCCCAATTATTGGCAGGTCAGGAAATTGCAAAGGCGTATACACAAACGGAAAATGCAGTTGCCGTACTAAGTGATCTGGTATCTGATAAAAGTTATATCTATTACGGAAATATGGCTGCCACATTAGGGCTTACAAAAGAAAATTCGGAAATATCTTCTATATGGGAAAAAGATGTACTAGAGAGAATTCATCCGGATGATCTTACTGAAAAATACCGAATGGAATTGTACTTTTTTCATTTTCTGAAAGGCGTTGCACAAAATGAAAGAAAAGATTATCACGTCTCCAGTGCTGTAAGGATGAAAACTTCTCAGGGGAATTATCTATCGGTATGGCACCGTATATTCTATATTAACAGTACACCAAACGGAAGCATAGGTTTAGTGTTATGTCTTTACAGCTTTTCATCGCATCCCGGACAAAATTCTTATGAAGGAATAATTGTAAATACTACTACCGGAGAAGTTGTGAAAACCAGTAAACCTGAATTAGATAATATATTGTCGGAACGGGAAAAAGAGATTCTGACATTTATAAAAAACGGTAAGCTGAGCAAAGAAATTGCTGCTGAATTATCTATAAGCCTTCATACCGTTAACCGTCATCGCCAGAATATTCTGGAAAAACTTCATGTAAACAATTCTTTTGAAGCTTGTTATAAAGCAGAATGTCTCGGATGGATTAGCTAG
- a CDS encoding DUF1349 domain-containing protein has product MRKLLLFMIGSITLQQVSAQKLEKLQWFNEPEKWEIKNNSLQMFVTPQSDYWRISHYGFTVDDAPFCYGVYGGEFEVKVKITGDYKERFDQAGLMLRVDKENYIKTGIEFVDGKYNISSVVTHKTSDWSMISLDKSLPYIWIKAVRRLDAVEIYYSFDDKSYQLMRNAYLQDNTPVMVGLMGASPDGKGFLAKFENFSVKHLPDQRRLKWLKENQE; this is encoded by the coding sequence ATGCGAAAACTATTATTGTTTATGATTGGCAGCATAACGCTACAACAGGTTTCTGCCCAAAAATTAGAAAAGCTTCAGTGGTTTAATGAACCTGAGAAATGGGAGATCAAAAATAATAGCCTTCAGATGTTTGTAACTCCACAAAGTGATTACTGGCGAATATCCCATTATGGATTTACGGTAGACGATGCACCGTTCTGCTACGGAGTTTATGGTGGTGAATTTGAAGTAAAAGTAAAAATTACCGGAGATTACAAAGAAAGATTTGATCAAGCCGGGCTAATGCTGCGTGTTGATAAGGAAAATTATATAAAAACTGGTATTGAGTTTGTGGATGGCAAATACAACATCAGTAGTGTTGTTACCCATAAAACAAGCGACTGGAGTATGATTAGCCTGGATAAAAGTCTTCCATATATCTGGATAAAAGCTGTAAGAAGGCTGGATGCTGTAGAAATCTATTATTCATTTGACGACAAAAGCTATCAATTAATGCGCAATGCCTACCTGCAGGACAATACTCCGGTTATGGTTGGTTTAATGGGTGCCAGTCCGGATGGAAAAGGTTTTCTGGCAAAGTTTGAAAACTTTAGTGTAAAGCATCTTCCGGATCAGAGAAGATTAAAATGGTTAAAGGAAAATCAGGAATAA